In the Spirochaetales bacterium genome, one interval contains:
- a CDS encoding NAD(+)/NADH kinase: MKKKIRDILIIANYSKNDVESIIEEISSYFDSGNVDIGVFAYNDDIRESRAATADIALSLGGDGTLLHSARLLSRFGIPILGVNLGDFGFITEISRHEWQDALDKYREGLLSISERVMVKVEVEREGNRIFCSTGLNDAVISAYGISRIVWFQVYFSETYVGRYRADGVIIATPTGSTAYSMAAGGPILHPEMEALILNPICPFTLSNRPIVVPGSEVLNVVVEKIQRTDIILTIDGQEVFSLNPGDKIIFAQAGKKARIINSDKRNFYEVLRTKLNWSGEPHA; this comes from the coding sequence ATGAAAAAAAAGATCCGTGATATTTTAATCATAGCCAACTATTCAAAAAACGACGTTGAATCAATTATCGAAGAAATATCTTCTTATTTCGACTCCGGTAACGTAGATATCGGTGTTTTCGCATACAATGACGACATCCGTGAATCACGGGCGGCTACTGCCGATATCGCCCTTTCCCTTGGAGGCGACGGCACCCTTCTTCATAGCGCCCGGCTTTTATCACGATTCGGAATCCCGATTCTCGGTGTCAACCTTGGTGATTTCGGGTTTATTACGGAGATTTCGCGGCACGAATGGCAAGACGCACTGGATAAATACCGGGAGGGATTGCTGAGTATAAGCGAACGTGTCATGGTAAAGGTCGAAGTCGAACGGGAAGGAAATCGGATTTTTTGCTCGACGGGATTGAACGACGCCGTTATCAGCGCGTATGGTATTTCCCGCATAGTATGGTTTCAGGTGTATTTCTCCGAAACCTATGTCGGCCGGTACCGCGCCGACGGGGTGATCATCGCCACACCAACGGGTTCAACCGCCTATTCAATGGCGGCGGGAGGCCCGATCCTCCACCCTGAAATGGAAGCCCTCATTCTCAATCCGATCTGCCCCTTTACCCTTTCAAACAGACCGATTGTCGTACCGGGCAGTGAAGTTCTCAACGTCGTTGTCGAAAAAATACAGCGGACCGATATTATTCTCACCATCGACGGACAGGAAGTATTTTCACTGAATCCGGGGGATAAAATTATATTCGCTCAGGCGGGAAAAAAAGCAAGGATAATCAATTCGGATAAAAGAAATTTTTATGAAGTGCTGCGGACAAAATTAAACTGGTCGGGAGAACCACATGCTTGA